The Daucus carota subsp. sativus chromosome 7, DH1 v3.0, whole genome shotgun sequence genome window below encodes:
- the LOC108195108 gene encoding probable transcription factor PosF21: protein MEKDRSVNLGGGLLPPSGRFSPFRPSGSALNVKTEPSGSTAVPQLRPDSLAEAGRFGHGLSSDTNHFSYDISQMPDNPPKNRGHRRAHSEILTLPDDLSFDSDLGVVGALDGPSYSDETEEDLFSMYLDMDKFNASATSSFQVGEQSSASGQPSILAPASGQAAPSTDNMVFASTDRPRIRHQHSQSMDGSTTIKQEMLMSGTEDPSSIEAKKSMSAAKLAELALVDPKRAKRIWANRQSAARSKERKMRYIAELERKVQALQTEATTLAAQLTMLQRDTNGLTAENSELKLRLQTTEQQVHLQDALNEALKEEIQHLKLLTGQNIANGGSMVNFPPYGASQQYYPTNQAMQSMLTAQQFQQLQLHSQKQQNQFQQQQLLQQFQQQQHQYREQHLSQGGDMKMKGATSSGNLGESSQDISMSKE, encoded by the exons ATGGAGAAGGATAGATCTGTAAACCTAGGTGGAGGTTTACTGCCTCCTTCTGGTAGGTTTTCACCTTTTCGGCCTTCTGGTAGTGCTCTCAATGTGAAAACAGAGCCGTCAGGTTCAACTGCAGTGCCTCAATTGCGACCTGACAGTCTTGCAGAAGCGGGTCGATTTGGTCATGGATTGTCATCGGATACTAATCACTTCAGCTATGATATAAGCCAAATGCCTGATAACCCGCCTAAAAATCGGGGACATAGACGAGCACACTCCGAAATCCTGACGCTACCAGATGACCTTAGCTTTGATAGTGATCTTGGTGTTGTGGGTGCTTTGGATGGACCTTCATATTCAGATGAGACCGAGGAAGATTTGTTTTCAATGTATCTCGACATGGATAAGTTTAATGCTTCTGCAACATCTTCTTTTCAAGTGGGGGAACAGTCATCTGCATCAGGACAACCATCCATCCTTGCCCCAGCTTCGGGACAAGCTGCTCCTTCAACTGACAATATGGTTTTTGCCTCTACTGATAGGCCTAGGATTAGACATCAACATAGCCAGTCTATGGATGGGTCCACTACAATAAAACAAGAGATGCTCATGTCGGGTACAGAAGACCCATCTTCTATTGAAGCTAAGAAATCAATGTCTGCTGCTAAGCTTGCTGAGCTTGCTCTTGTTGACCCAAAGCGTGCTAAAAG GATATGGGCAAACAGGCAGTCGGCTGCAAGGTCCAAAGAGAGGAAAATGAGGTACATAGCTGAACTAGAGAGGAAAGTACAAGCCCTGCAAACAGAGGCAACAACTTTGGCTGCTCAGCTGACCATGTTGCAG AGAGATACAAATGGTCTGACAGCTGAAAATAGTGAACTAAAACTGCGGTTGCAGACAACAGAACAACAGGTTCATTTGCAAGATG CATTGAACGAAGCACTTAAGGAAGAGATCCAGCACCTTAAACTGTTAACCGGCCAAAACATTGCAAATGGGGGTTCTATGGTGAACTTTCCTCCATATGGAGCCAGCCAGCAATATTACCCTACCAACCAGGCTATGCAATCAATGTTAACTGCTCAGCAATTTCAACAGCTCCAGCTCCATTCTCAGAAGCAACAGAATCAATTTCAGCAGCAACAGCTACTTCAGCAGTTCCAGCAGCAGCAGCATCAGTACCGAGAACAGCACTTGTCGCAAGGTGGAGACATGAAAATGAAAGGGGCAACATCATCTGGAAACTTGGGAGAGAGCTCTCAAGACATCAGCATGTCCAAGGAATAG